The proteins below are encoded in one region of Paenacidovorax monticola:
- a CDS encoding class I SAM-dependent methyltransferase, with protein sequence MAEPLPLPPPVAGTAGYGAHAAPLAEQYERLRFEDVHAQVLHLYPAPPGRVLDVGAGSGRDAAALARRGHEVLAVEPTPELRAEAMRRHADAGVVWLDDHLPALAAVQGLGQRFDLVLLTAVWMHLEPAGRAAALPVLAGLLAPGGVLSLTLRHGPVPAGRRMFDVPPSELVAHGTPLGLRCLHVGRRESLQGHAGVHWSQVVLQRM encoded by the coding sequence ATGGCCGAACCCCTTCCCTTACCGCCCCCCGTGGCGGGCACCGCAGGCTATGGCGCCCATGCGGCGCCACTGGCCGAGCAATACGAGCGCCTGCGCTTCGAGGACGTGCATGCCCAGGTGCTGCACCTGTACCCCGCGCCACCCGGCCGCGTGCTCGACGTGGGTGCGGGCTCGGGCCGCGACGCCGCGGCCCTGGCACGCCGTGGCCATGAGGTGCTGGCCGTGGAGCCCACGCCCGAACTGCGCGCGGAGGCGATGCGCCGGCATGCAGACGCCGGCGTCGTCTGGCTGGACGACCACCTGCCCGCCCTGGCTGCCGTGCAGGGCCTGGGCCAGCGCTTCGACCTGGTTCTGCTCACGGCCGTGTGGATGCACCTGGAGCCTGCCGGGCGGGCGGCAGCCCTGCCCGTGCTCGCAGGGCTGCTGGCACCGGGCGGCGTGCTCTCGCTCACGCTGCGCCACGGCCCCGTTCCGGCGGGCCGGCGCATGTTCGATGTGCCGCCCTCCGAGCTGGTAGCGCACGGCACGCCCTTGGGGCTGCGCTGCCTGCATGTGGGCCGGCGGGAGAGCCTGCAAGGCCATGCCGGCGTGCACTGGAGCCA